The Anomaloglossus baeobatrachus isolate aAnoBae1 chromosome 5, aAnoBae1.hap1, whole genome shotgun sequence genome includes the window acatacagatttatacagccaccactagaggtagctcactacatacagatttatacagccaccactagagggagctcactacatacagatatatacatcgaccactagagagagctcactacatacagatttatacagtcaccactagagggagctcactacatacagatttatacagccaccactagagggagctcactacatacagatttatacagccaccactagaggcagcccactacatacagatttatacagtcatcactagagggagctcactacatacagatttatacagccaccactagagggagctcactacatacagatttatacagccaccactagagggagctcactacatacagatttatacagccaccactagagggagctctctacatacagatttatacagccaccactagagggagctcactacatacagatttatacagccaccactagagggagctcactacatacagatttatacagccaccactagagggagctcactacatacagatttatacagtcatcactagagggagctcactacatacagatttatacagcaaccactagaggcagcccactacatacagatttatacagtcatcactagagggaactcactacatacagatttatacagtcaccactagagggagctcactacatacagatttatacagccaccactagagggagctcactacatacagatttatacagtcaccactagagggagctcactacatacagatttatacagtcaccactagtgggagctcactacatacagatttatacagccaccactagagggagctcactacatacagatttatacagtcaccactagagggaactcactacatacagatttatacagtcaccactagtgggagctcactacatacagatttatacagtcaccactagtgggagctcactacatacagattatacagtcaccactagagggagctcactacatacagatttatacagtcaccactagtgggagctcactacatacagatttatacagtcaccactagagggaactcactacatacagatttatacagtcaccactagtgggagctcactacatacagatttatacagtcaccactagtgggagctcactacatacagatttatacagtcaccactagtgggagctcactacatacagattatacagtcaccactagagggagctcactacatacagatttatacagccaccacaagaggaagctcactacatacagattatacagtcaccactagagggagctcactacatacagatttatacatccaccactagagagagatcactacatacagatttatatagccaccactggggggagctcactacatacagatttatacaaccaccactagaggaagctcactacatacagatttatacagtcaccactagagggagctcactacatacagatttatacagtcaccactagagggagctcactacatacagatttatataactGTTCCCTATTTTCCATATGCAGTAATTGACCCTATGGGATAGGTCACAGAAGTGCAGCCCAGTGTGGGACCTCGGGGCTCTCAGTTTTGCGGTGAAGTCCTATGTTGTTTCCACATCTGTATTTCAGTCCTGATGATGGACCTGGACCCTGCCAGTGAGCAGCCGGCTGCCGGGGACCCTGTGCTCCCGGACAGGACGGAGGATTGTGGATATCCACAGGCAGGTCAGTGATTGACAGGTAGATATGGAGCATCGGGCGCTGCAGCCAGAACTGACCCCTGTGTTATCTCTGTGGTTACTAATCAGCTGTTACCAATGAAATGATAAAGGCCGCTCCATCCCCTCAGGCATCGCCACCACCGGCCTCATCCTCACCGCCCTGCTGTGTGATGCCAGACCCTGACTATTCCCCAGCGGATCCAGGTAGGAGATTTTCCCCTGGAGGTTTTCCTCCATTACACAATAATGTCTTGTCCTTgtcccctttagtaatgtgcccatcctaattcccatactgtagtaatgtgcctatcctgtagtaatgtacccatcctttactaatgtgcccatctatgtccccatcctgtagtaatgtgcccatccttgtccccatcctgtagtaatatgcctatccttgtccccatcctgttgtaatgtttccatccttgtccccatcctgttgtaatgttcccatccttgtccccatcatgtagtaatgtgcccatccttgtccccatcatgtagtaatgtgcccatccttgtccacatcctgtagtaatgtgcccatctttgtccccatcctgtagtaatgtgcccatctttgtccccatgctgtagtaatgtgcccatccttgtccccatcctgtagtaatgtgccccatccttgtccacatcctttagtaatgtgcccatccttgtcaacatcctgtagtaatgtgcccatcctggtccacatcctttagtaatgtgtcccatttttgtgcccatcctgtagtaatgtgccccatccttgtcctgattctttagtaatgtgcccatccttgtccacatcctgtagtaatgtgcccatccttgtccccatcctgtagtaatgtgcccatccttgtccccatcctgtagtaatgtgccccatccttgtccctatcctgtagtaatgtgcccatccttgtccacatcctgtagtaatgtgcccatccttgtccccatcctgtagtaatgtgccccatccttgtccctgtcctgtagtaatgtgcccatccttgtccccatcctgtagtaatgtgcccatccatctccccatcctgtagtaatgtgcccatccttgtccccatcctgtagtaatgtgccccatccttgtccacatcctttagtaatgtgcccatccttgtcaacatcctgtagtaatgtgcccatcctggtccacatcctttagtaatgtgtcccatttttgtgcccatcctgtagtaatgtgccccatccttgtcctgattctttagtaatgtgcccatccttgtccacatcctgtagtaatgtgcccatccttgtccccatcctgtagtaatgtgcccatccttgtccccatcctgtagtaatgtgccccatccttgtccctatcctgtagtaatgtgcccatccttgtccacatcctgtagtaatgtgcccatccttgtccccatcctgtagtaatgtgccccatccttgtccctgtcctgtagtaatgtgcccatccttgtccccatcctgtagtaatgtgcccatccatctccccatcctgtagtaatgtgcccatccatctccccatcctgtagtaatgtgcccatccttgtccccatcctgtagtaatgtgctcatccttgtctctttcctgtagtaatgtgcccatccttgtccccatcctgtagtaatgtgcccatccttgtccccatcctgtagtaatgtgcccatctttgtccccatgctgtagtaatgtgcccatccttgtccccatcctgtagtaatgtgctcatccttgtccccatcctgtagtaatgtgcccatccttgtccacatcctgtagtaatgtgcccatctttgtccccatgctgtagtaatgtgcccatctttgtccccatgctgtagtaatgtgcccatctttgtccccatcctgtagtaatgtgcccatctttgtccccatgctgtagtaatgtgcccatccttgtccccatcctgtagtaatgtgccccatccttgtccccatcctgtagtaatgtgccccatccttgtccacatcctttagtaatgtgcccatcctggtccacatcctttagtaatgtgtcccatttttgtgcccatcctgtagtaatgtgcccatccttgtcctgattctttagtaatgtgcccatccttgtccacatcctgtagtaatgtgcccatccttgtccacatcctgtagtaatgttcccatccttttcCCCATAAGGTAGTAATGCAGGGTCCGCCATTttgagcactttacttcagttgaatgatttgcggCACTGCACGGAGAAGCTCTCTGCACTGCATAGCTAGAGGCAGCCACCGGCGAatgagaggccagcagctgacgtcataCACAAACGTCAGTTGCTGGTCTCTGATTGGCTGGTGACTGGCAGTGGTATAACTGTATAGAGAGATAGTGTCTGCACGGCACCGCAAATCATTTATCTGAAGTAAAGCACTGATCGCAGCGGCCCCTGTATCAGGCCACGATCATCACGTTGGCCACGAGTCTGCGGGCGGCAAGAAGAAGTCTCAGGGGCTGCATACGGGCCGCATTTTTGAGACACCTTCTCTACGGGACCTCGGGGCTCTCAGTTCTGCGGTGAAGTCCTATGTTGTTTCCACATTTCTATTTCAGTCCTGATAATGGACCTGGACCCTGCCAGTGAGCAGCCGGCTGCCGGGGACCCTGTGCTCCCGGACAGGACGGAGGATTGTGGCTCTGCACAGGCAGGTCAGTGATTGACAGGTAGATATGGAGCATCGGGCGCTGCAGCCAGAACTGACCCCTGTGTTATCTCTGTGGTTACTAATCAGCTGTTACCAATGAAGTGATAAAGGCCGCTCCATCCCCTCAGGCATCGCCACCACCGGCCTCATCCTCACCGCCCTGCTGTGTGATGCCAGACCCTGACTATTCCTCAGAGGGGCCAGGTAGGAGACCTTCCCCTGGAGGTTCTCCTCCATTACACAATAATGTCttgtccttgtcccctgtagtaatagtTTTGTAGTCGCAGAGTCAAAAGTCATCCTGTTTGGTTTATAGATTTCCCTTCTGCCTGACGGTTCGGTCCTGGCTGCTGCCGCTCCGGTCCTGGCTGCTGCCGCTCTGGTCCTGGCTGCTGCCGCTCTGGTCCTGGCTGCTGCCGCTCCGGTCCTGGCTGCTGCCGCTCCGGTCCTGGCTGCTGCCGCTCCGGTCCTGGCTGCTGTCGCTCCGGTCCTGGCTGCTGCCGTTCCGGTCCTGGCTGCTGCCACTCTGGTCCTGGCTGCTGCCGCTCCGGTCCTGGCTGCTGCCGCTCTGGTCCTGGCTGCTGCCGCTCCGGTCCTGGCTGCTGCCGCTCCGGTCCTGGCTGCTGCCTTAGTATCGGAATCTTAGATTTTATCTGTTTTCCACAGAAGTGAACGCAGCGTCCCCGACATTGGCCACAGACGCAGCGCCGCCCACAGGGACGGAggacagtgatggcagcggagagccaGCGCCAcccgcaggaatggaggacagtgatggcagtggagaggcAGCACCGcccgcaggaatggaggacagtGATGGCAGTGGAGAGCCAGCGCCACCTGCAAGGATGGAGGacagtgatggcagcagagagccaGCGCCACCTGCAAGGATGGAggacagtgatggcagcggagaggcagCACCGcccgcaggaatggaggacagtgatggcagcggagagccaGCGCCACCCGCAGGAATAGAGGacagtgatggcagcagagagccagcgccacccgcaggaatggaggacagtgatggcagcggagagccaGCGCCACCCGCAGGAATAGAGGacagtgatggcagcagagagccaGCGCCACCCGCAGGGACGGAggacagtgatggcagcggagagccaGCGCCACCCGCAGGAATAGAGGacagtgatggcagcagagagccaGCGCCACCCGCAGGGACGGAGGacagtgatggcagcagagagccaGCGCCACCTGCAAGAATGGAGGacagtgatggcagcagagagctaGCGCCAcccgcaggaatggaggacagtgatggcagcagagagccaGCGCCACCCGCAGTAATGGAggacagtgatggcagcggagagccaTCGCCACCCGCAGGAATAGAGGacagtgatggcagcagagagccaGCGCCACCCGCAGGGACGGAGGacagtgatggcagcagagagccaGCGCCACCTGCAAGAATGGAGGacagtgatggcagcagagagctaGCGCCAcccgcaggaatggaggacagtgatggcagcggagagccaGCGCCACCCGCAGTAATGGAggacagtgatggcagcggagagccaGCGCCAcccgcaggaatggaggacagtgatggcagcggagagccagcgccacctgcaggaatggaggacagtgatggcagcggagagccaGCGCCACCCGCAGGAATAGAGGacagtgatggcagcagagagccaGCGCCACCCGCAGGGACGGAGGACAGTGATGGCAGCAGACAGCCAGCGCCACCTGCAAGAATGGAGGacagtgatggcagcagagagctaGCGCCAcccgcaggaatggaggacagtgatggcagcggagagccaGCGCCAcccgcaggaatggaggacagtgatggcagcggagagccagcgccacctgcaggaatggaggacagtgatggcagcggagagccaGCGCCACTTGCAGGAATGGAggacagtgatggcagcggagagccaGCACC containing:
- the LOC142312509 gene encoding uncharacterized protein LOC142312509 isoform X3, whose product is MPDPDYSPADPVLIMDLDPASEQPAAGDPVLPDRTEDCGSAQAAVTNEVIKAAPSPQASPPPASSSPPCCVMPDPDYSSEGPEVNAASPTLATDAAPPTGTEDSDGSGEPAPPAGMEDSDGSGEAAPPAGMEDSDGSGEPAPPARMEDSDGSREPAPPARMEDSDGSGEAAPPAGMEDSDGSGEPAPPAGIEDSDGSREPAPPAGMEDSDGSGEPAPPAGIEDSDGSREPAPPAGTEDSDGSGEPAPPAGIEDSDGSREPAPPAGTEDSDGSREPAPPARMEDSDGSRELAPPAGMEDSDGSREPAPPAVMEDSDGSGEPSPPAGIEDSDGSREPAPPAGTEDSDGSREPAPPARMEDSDGSRELAPPAGMEDSDGSGEPAPPAVMEDSDGSGEPAPPAGMEDSDGSGEPAPPAGMEDSDGSGEPAPPAGIEDSDGSREPAPPAGTEDSDGSRQPAPPARMEDSDGSRELAPPAGMEDSDGSGEPAPPAGMEDSDGSGEPAPPAGMEDSDGSGEPAPLAGMEDSDGSGEPAPPAVMEDSDGSGEPAPPAGMEDSDGSGEAAPPAGTEDSDGSGEPAPPAGMEHSDGSGEPAPPAGMEDSDGSGEIAPPAGTEDSDGGGQAASPSEVAASPRSIITSHSVSAASSVTSKRIRRRKSSPKKRVIVKEESSDGEHVAAISAEPSSGADDSQISSVCISQNGTGSKQQWSSKKSSEGRKKKCTPAFQKPLLIRSAADAASLMFVIPNEEMDSVAEKKMKRKRKEEVYEELHWCDVCDDCFPEEEALDEHLKTHPEEPQEDFDCEDCGRVFESASELDEHRSKKHSKLRYCCDICGIQYNYQSQFIIHMRAHSGERPFSCDVCGQAFGHKCSLVIHQRKHTGVTPHQCRKCQKMMDTRKDLLRHEKMRFCPDCKKCYTSRSFSKHLIKNCTKA
- the LOC142312509 gene encoding uncharacterized protein LOC142312509 isoform X2; translation: MMDLDPASEQPAAGDPVLPDRTEDCGYPQAAVTNEMIKAAPSPQASPPPASSSPPCCVMPDPDYSPADPVLIMDLDPASEQPAAGDPVLPDRTEDCGSAQAEVNAASPTLATDAAPPTGTEDSDGSGEPAPPAGMEDSDGSGEAAPPAGMEDSDGSGEPAPPARMEDSDGSREPAPPARMEDSDGSGEAAPPAGMEDSDGSGEPAPPAGIEDSDGSREPAPPAGMEDSDGSGEPAPPAGIEDSDGSREPAPPAGTEDSDGSGEPAPPAGIEDSDGSREPAPPAGTEDSDGSREPAPPARMEDSDGSRELAPPAGMEDSDGSREPAPPAVMEDSDGSGEPSPPAGIEDSDGSREPAPPAGTEDSDGSREPAPPARMEDSDGSRELAPPAGMEDSDGSGEPAPPAVMEDSDGSGEPAPPAGMEDSDGSGEPAPPAGMEDSDGSGEPAPPAGIEDSDGSREPAPPAGTEDSDGSRQPAPPARMEDSDGSRELAPPAGMEDSDGSGEPAPPAGMEDSDGSGEPAPPAGMEDSDGSGEPAPLAGMEDSDGSGEPAPPAVMEDSDGSGEPAPPAGMEDSDGSGEAAPPAGTEDSDGSGEPAPPAGMEHSDGSGEPAPPAGMEDSDGSGEIAPPAGTEDSDGGGQAASPSEVAASPRSIITSHSVSAASSVTSKRIRRRKSSPKKRVIVKEESSDGEHVAAISAEPSSGADDSQISSVCISQNGTGSKQQWSSKKSSEGRKKKCTPAFQKPLLIRSAADAASLMFVIPNEEMDSVAEKKMKRKRKEEVYEELHWCDVCDDCFPEEEALDEHLKTHPEEPQEDFDCEDCGRVFESASELDEHRSKKHSKLRYCCDICGIQYNYQSQFIIHMRAHSGERPFSCDVCGQAFGHKCSLVIHQRKHTGVTPHQCRKCQKMMDTRKDLLRHEKMRFCPDCKKCYTSRSFSKHLIKNCTKA
- the LOC142312509 gene encoding uncharacterized protein LOC142312509 isoform X1; this translates as MMDLDPASEQPAAGDPVLPDRTEDCGYPQAAVTNEMIKAAPSPQASPPPASSSPPCCVMPDPDYSPADPVLIMDLDPASEQPAAGDPVLPDRTEDCGSAQAAVTNEVIKAAPSPQASPPPASSSPPCCVMPDPDYSSEGPEVNAASPTLATDAAPPTGTEDSDGSGEPAPPAGMEDSDGSGEAAPPAGMEDSDGSGEPAPPARMEDSDGSREPAPPARMEDSDGSGEAAPPAGMEDSDGSGEPAPPAGIEDSDGSREPAPPAGMEDSDGSGEPAPPAGIEDSDGSREPAPPAGTEDSDGSGEPAPPAGIEDSDGSREPAPPAGTEDSDGSREPAPPARMEDSDGSRELAPPAGMEDSDGSREPAPPAVMEDSDGSGEPSPPAGIEDSDGSREPAPPAGTEDSDGSREPAPPARMEDSDGSRELAPPAGMEDSDGSGEPAPPAVMEDSDGSGEPAPPAGMEDSDGSGEPAPPAGMEDSDGSGEPAPPAGIEDSDGSREPAPPAGTEDSDGSRQPAPPARMEDSDGSRELAPPAGMEDSDGSGEPAPPAGMEDSDGSGEPAPPAGMEDSDGSGEPAPLAGMEDSDGSGEPAPPAVMEDSDGSGEPAPPAGMEDSDGSGEAAPPAGTEDSDGSGEPAPPAGMEHSDGSGEPAPPAGMEDSDGSGEIAPPAGTEDSDGGGQAASPSEVAASPRSIITSHSVSAASSVTSKRIRRRKSSPKKRVIVKEESSDGEHVAAISAEPSSGADDSQISSVCISQNGTGSKQQWSSKKSSEGRKKKCTPAFQKPLLIRSAADAASLMFVIPNEEMDSVAEKKMKRKRKEEVYEELHWCDVCDDCFPEEEALDEHLKTHPEEPQEDFDCEDCGRVFESASELDEHRSKKHSKLRYCCDICGIQYNYQSQFIIHMRAHSGERPFSCDVCGQAFGHKCSLVIHQRKHTGVTPHQCRKCQKMMDTRKDLLRHEKMRFCPDCKKCYTSRSFSKHLIKNCTKA